DNA from Petropleomorpha daqingensis:
GACCGCGGGCAACTCGACCCCGCTGTCCGACGGCGCGTCGGCCGTCCTGCTGGCCTCCGACGAGTGGGCGGCCGAGCACGACCTGCCGGTGCTCGCGCACCTGGTCGACGCGCAGACCGCCGCGGTCGACTACGTGCACGGCGGCGAGGGCCTGCTCATGGCGCCGGTCTACGCGGTGCCGGTGATGCTCGCCCGGCAGGGGCTGACCCTGCAGGACTTCGACTACTACGAGATCCACGAGGCCTTCGCCTCGACGGTCCTGGCCACGCTCAAGGCCTGGGAGGACCCGGAGTTCTGCAAGGGCCGGCTGGGCCTGGACGCTCCGCTCGGCTCGATCGACCGCTCGAAGCTCAACGTCAACGGCTCGTCCCTGGCGGCCGGGCACCCGTTCGCCGCGACCGGCGGGCGGATCGTCGCCTCGCTGGCCAAGCAGCTGCACGAGGCGGGCCCGGGCAAGCGCGGCCTGATCTCGATCTGCGCGGCCGGCGGCCAGGGCGTCGTCGCCATCCTCGAGTCCTGACCCACATCCGAGGTTTCGCGCGCTCAACCGCGCGCGGTTAAGCGCGCGAAACCACCTTCTGGAGGCTTTGCAGTGAGTGACTGGTACCGCGACTTCGCGCACTCGGGGATCGGGACGACGATCACCAAGCAGCTCGGTCTGCCCCGCCCGGGCGTGCTGCGCCGCTACGAGCCGGGGCAGCCGCTGCTGCCCGGGCCGGCGGTCGTCGGCTCGGCGGGGGAGGGCCGGCTGCGCGAGACGCTGAGCGCCGTCCTCAAGGACGCCGGGGTGAGCACGGACGACGACGGGGGGAAACCGGCCGCGGTGATCCTCGACGCCACCGGGCTGACCGGGCCGGCCGACCTGGCCGCCGCGCACGACTTCCTCGCACCGGCGGTGAAGCGGCTGCGGCCGAGCGGCCGCGTGGTCGTGCTGGGCGACCCGGCGTCGGACGCCGACTCCCCGGCGGCGGCTGCGGCGCGGCAGGCCCTCGACGGGCTGGTCCGCTCCATCGGCAAGGAGCTGCGCGACGGCTCGACGGCGAACCTGCTCTACGTGCCGGCCGGTGCCGAGGCGTCGGTGGCAAGCCCCCTGAGGTTCTTCCTCTCCGGGCGCTCGGCCTACGTCGACGGCCAGCCGGTCACGCTGAGCACCGCCGAGATCCCCGACCAGGACGACGTCCGCCCCCTGGACGGCAAGGTCGCCGTGGTCACCGGCGCGGCGCGGGGCATCGGCGCCGCGATCGCGAAGGTCATGGCCCGGGACGGCGCGCACGTGGTCGCCGTCGACATCCCGGCCGCCGGGCAGTCGCTGGCCGACGTCGCCAACGAGATCGGCGGGACGGCGTTGCAGCTCGACATCACCGCCCCCGACGCGGCGCAGCGGCTGATCGCGCACCTGGAGGAGCGGCACGGCGGGGTGGACGTCGTCGTCCACAACGCCGGCATCACCCGCGACAAGCTGCTGGTCAACATGGACGCCGCCCGCTGGAACTCGGTCATGGCGGTGAACCTGCAGGCCCAGCTGGACATCACCCAGGCGCTGCTGGAGGGCGACGTCTTCAAGCCCGGCGGTCGCGTGGTCGCCGTGAGCTCGCAGTCCGGCATCGCGGGCAACCGCGGGCAGACCAACTACGCGGCGTCGAAGGCCGGCGTCATCGGCATGGTGCGCGCCTGGGCGCCCGCCTTCGCCGAGCGCGGGGCCACCATCAACGCCGTCGCGCCGGGCTTCATCGTCACCGAGATGACGGCCCAGATGCCCTTCGGCACCCGCGAGGTCGGCGCCCGGCTCAACTCGCTGCAGCAGGGCGGGCTGCCGGTCGACGTCGCCGAGACGATCGCCTGGCTGTCGCAGCCGGCCAGCGCCGGGGTGAACGGGCAGGTCGTGCGGGTGTGCGGCCAGTCGCTGCTGGGGGCGTGAGCGTGGACGCCCGCACCGTGCTGAGCGGCCCTCCGGCGATGCCGGCGCTGTTCGCCAAGGCCGCGCTCACCGCGCGCGGCCGCGGCGGCGCGCTGCCGTCGACGCGGGTGGCGCGCACCGGCGTGCAGGTCGACCGGGGCGACCTGGCGGCCTACGACCGGGTCTGCGGGTTCGGCCTGTCCGACGTCCTGCCCGCCACCTACCCCCACGTGCTCGCCTTCCCGCTGCAGGTCGCGCTGATGAGCGACCGCTCGTTCCCGCTGGCCCTGCCCGGGCTGGTGCACGTGCGCAACCGGATCGACGTGCTGCGGCCGATCGGCGCCGCCGAGCCGCTGGACCTCGAGGTCTGGGCCGAGCGGTTCGCCCGGCACGGCAAGGGCGCCACCGTCGACCTCTGCGCGTCGGCGAGCGTCGACGGTGAGGAGGTCTGGCGCGGCCGGTCGACCTACCTCGCGCGCGGGGCGAAGGCGCCCGAGGGGGCGCCGGAGTCCGAGACGTCGGTGGCGATCGGCGAGGTGCGGCAGGTGGCCACCTGGCGGGTCCCTGACGACGCCGGCCGCCGCTACGCCAAGGTCTCCGGCGACGTGAACCCGATCCACCTGTCGGGCCTGTCGGCGAAGGCGTTCGGCTTCAAGCGGGCGATCGCGCACGGCATGTGGGTCAAGGCCCGCGCGCTGGCGGCGCTGTCCGGCCGGCTGCCCGATGCGCTCAGCGTCGACGTCGGCTTCCAGAAGCCCCTGTACCTGCCCTCGACGGTGGCGCTGTCGACCGCCGAGGCCGGCGGCGGCTGGGACTTCGCCGTCCGCAACGCGGTCAACGGGACCGGCCACCTGGTCGGGACGGTCCGGCCGTCCTGACGGCGTCCACCGCCGGCCGGTCGAGGACGACGGCCAGCGTGGGCAGCACGAGCACCGTCAGGACGCCGGCGCCGACCAGCGCGGCTGCGTTCTCGGGGAGCATCGTGCCGCTGCGCCGACCGATCTCCGTGAGGGCGACCAGCAAGGGGAGGGACGTCGCCGTGATCAGCACCGTCTGGGTGCGTTGCCGCAGCGACAGGACTCCCCGGTAGACGGCCAGCGCCGGGAGGCCGCGGACCGCGACCATCAACGCGAAGAACAGCAGCATGCGCAGCGGCGTCCCGGCGATCGAGCGCAGGTCGAGCGCCATCCCCGAGTAGACGAAGAAGATC
Protein-coding regions in this window:
- a CDS encoding 3-oxoacyl-ACP reductase, which codes for MSDWYRDFAHSGIGTTITKQLGLPRPGVLRRYEPGQPLLPGPAVVGSAGEGRLRETLSAVLKDAGVSTDDDGGKPAAVILDATGLTGPADLAAAHDFLAPAVKRLRPSGRVVVLGDPASDADSPAAAAARQALDGLVRSIGKELRDGSTANLLYVPAGAEASVASPLRFFLSGRSAYVDGQPVTLSTAEIPDQDDVRPLDGKVAVVTGAARGIGAAIAKVMARDGAHVVAVDIPAAGQSLADVANEIGGTALQLDITAPDAAQRLIAHLEERHGGVDVVVHNAGITRDKLLVNMDAARWNSVMAVNLQAQLDITQALLEGDVFKPGGRVVAVSSQSGIAGNRGQTNYAASKAGVIGMVRAWAPAFAERGATINAVAPGFIVTEMTAQMPFGTREVGARLNSLQQGGLPVDVAETIAWLSQPASAGVNGQVVRVCGQSLLGA
- a CDS encoding MaoC family dehydratase; the protein is MSVDARTVLSGPPAMPALFAKAALTARGRGGALPSTRVARTGVQVDRGDLAAYDRVCGFGLSDVLPATYPHVLAFPLQVALMSDRSFPLALPGLVHVRNRIDVLRPIGAAEPLDLEVWAERFARHGKGATVDLCASASVDGEEVWRGRSTYLARGAKAPEGAPESETSVAIGEVRQVATWRVPDDAGRRYAKVSGDVNPIHLSGLSAKAFGFKRAIAHGMWVKARALAALSGRLPDALSVDVGFQKPLYLPSTVALSTAEAGGGWDFAVRNAVNGTGHLVGTVRPS